From the Maioricimonas rarisocia genome, one window contains:
- a CDS encoding glycosyltransferase family 2 protein produces MSQSDAPAAFEITAAPYTTEWYHSLRAILGEGGCRQLGIYAIPDDFLLSVVVPVFNERNTLPEILDRIRAVPIRKEIVLVDDCSSDGTRDLLKEYESREWNDPNNTLSIHYHEVNRGKGAAVRTGFSHARGDAMIIQDADLEYDPAEIPRLLHPIVEDEADVVFGSRFLGDQPHRVLYFWHYLGNKFLTLLSNCFTNLNLTDMETCYKLFKREVIESIGPRLRQERFGIEPEMTARVARRRYRIFEMSISYHGRTYEQGKKIGWKDGFQAIWCIIRYGMSE; encoded by the coding sequence GTGAGTCAATCTGACGCACCGGCTGCCTTCGAAATCACTGCAGCTCCCTATACGACCGAATGGTATCACTCGCTCCGGGCGATTCTTGGAGAGGGTGGTTGCCGGCAACTCGGCATCTATGCGATTCCCGACGACTTCCTCCTCTCGGTTGTCGTCCCCGTTTTCAACGAACGGAACACGCTGCCGGAAATCCTCGATCGCATCCGGGCTGTCCCGATCCGCAAAGAGATCGTGCTCGTCGACGACTGCAGCAGCGACGGCACCCGCGACCTGCTCAAGGAGTACGAGAGCCGCGAGTGGAACGATCCGAACAACACGCTGTCGATCCACTATCACGAAGTGAACCGCGGCAAGGGGGCCGCCGTGCGGACCGGCTTCTCACACGCCCGTGGCGACGCCATGATCATCCAGGACGCCGACCTGGAGTACGATCCGGCCGAGATCCCGCGGCTGCTGCATCCGATTGTCGAGGATGAAGCGGACGTGGTGTTCGGCAGTCGCTTTCTCGGCGACCAGCCGCACCGCGTGCTTTACTTCTGGCACTACCTGGGGAACAAGTTCCTCACGCTGCTCTCGAACTGCTTCACCAATCTCAACCTCACCGACATGGAGACCTGCTACAAGCTCTTCAAGCGAGAGGTGATCGAGTCGATCGGGCCGCGGCTGCGACAGGAGCGGTTCGGCATTGAACCCGAAATGACCGCCCGCGTCGCCCGCCGTCGGTATCGCATCTTCGAGATGTCCATCAGCTACCACGGCCGCACGTACGAGCAGGGGAAGAAGATCGGCTGGAAGGACGGCTTCCAGGCGATCTGGTGCATCATTCGCTACGGCATGTCCGAATAG